In one Myxosarcina sp. GI1 genomic region, the following are encoded:
- a CDS encoding FUSC family membrane protein → MSPKNRQFLGWLWQQFQLQQGKPAYIYGLRTLLVLGAPIAVGFLLGKPTASAIATISALFVGMVNINGTYRQQALAIGTATVGITLALLIANLVSSNFWLTIATTFTVIFVLGLAGLYDAAAARVSLVISMMFIISLARFSSFPNLVTILEQCLLCLAGGLWTMVLSLSLWIVRPYKPVIQSVADCYLALSKLTQLAQNRVTNLQQEDTNFLQTQDAAIQNIIFARDMWTSVWTKEKTDNPRGERLLVLLEDANQIANSLVALAELIAIASQKSLFALLQPEIERGTEQIVVSLQRLSTALKKERSIPLNRIYFENRSFSSSGSRCFLTHKRSLKNSGVVLIRC, encoded by the coding sequence ATGTCCCCAAAAAATCGGCAGTTTCTTGGTTGGTTATGGCAGCAGTTTCAACTCCAGCAGGGTAAACCCGCTTACATCTATGGCTTGCGAACACTTTTAGTCTTAGGAGCACCTATTGCAGTAGGATTTCTTCTCGGTAAACCTACGGCAAGTGCGATCGCAACTATCTCGGCTTTATTTGTCGGAATGGTTAATATTAATGGAACTTATCGCCAGCAAGCTCTAGCAATCGGTACGGCAACAGTTGGTATTACTTTGGCTTTGTTAATCGCCAATTTAGTTAGTAGTAATTTTTGGTTGACTATTGCCACGACCTTTACAGTCATTTTTGTCCTCGGTTTGGCTGGTTTGTATGATGCGGCAGCGGCGAGAGTTAGCTTAGTTATTTCGATGATGTTTATTATCTCACTAGCTAGATTTTCGTCGTTTCCCAATTTGGTTACGATTCTCGAACAATGTCTGCTTTGTCTGGCTGGCGGACTGTGGACTATGGTATTGTCGTTGAGCTTATGGATAGTACGACCCTATAAACCCGTCATTCAGTCAGTTGCCGATTGCTATCTTGCTTTGAGTAAATTGACTCAGTTAGCACAGAACCGAGTAACCAATTTGCAACAGGAAGATACAAATTTTTTACAAACACAAGATGCAGCAATTCAAAATATAATTTTTGCCCGCGATATGTGGACTTCGGTTTGGACTAAAGAAAAAACCGATAATCCCAGAGGAGAACGATTGCTGGTGTTGTTGGAAGATGCCAATCAAATTGCTAATTCCCTGGTGGCATTGGCAGAATTAATCGCGATCGCTTCTCAGAAGTCTTTATTCGCTCTTTTACAACCAGAAATCGAAAGAGGGACAGAACAAATAGTAGTAAGTTTGCAGAGATTGTCAACTGCTTTAAAAAAAGAGCGATCGATACCTTTAAACCGCATCTACTTTGAAAACCGTAGTTTTTCTTCTTCTGGATCGAGGTGTTTTTTAACCCACAAGCGATCGCTTAAAAACAGTGGAGTAGTATTAATTAGATGCTGA
- a CDS encoding IS630 family transposase produces the protein MRKDLGNQIQKALLRSALAPQERGRKSQGFPRWTLKRFVHWLKQKWKINCCRETVRKTLKQMGFSWKKAKKLLNKGNTAKRAEFVEQITELLEDALHQKRLIIYIDEAHIHLDTDEGYGWSIRGERFWVSSSSPGRKKVSFYGVYLYNQAQTRIFPYEKAEKINTIDVLKKLRVEFPQQQITVVWDGAPYHRAKVVTEAASAMDIHLLQLPGYSPDFMPVEHLWQWLREDITYHVCYDQQQELISAVADFQHLINTTPLFLSDRLWVKKHLDPEEEKLRFSK, from the coding sequence GTGCGAAAAGATTTAGGGAATCAAATCCAGAAAGCTCTTTTAAGGTCAGCATTAGCACCACAAGAAAGAGGGAGGAAATCTCAAGGGTTTCCACGTTGGACGTTAAAAAGATTCGTCCACTGGCTGAAACAGAAGTGGAAGATAAATTGTTGTCGAGAGACAGTCAGAAAAACTCTTAAGCAGATGGGTTTTTCCTGGAAGAAAGCGAAGAAGTTGCTTAATAAAGGCAATACCGCCAAAAGAGCTGAATTTGTCGAACAAATTACTGAATTATTAGAGGATGCACTTCATCAAAAGCGATTAATTATCTATATTGATGAAGCCCATATACATTTAGATACCGATGAAGGTTACGGTTGGTCAATTCGGGGAGAAAGGTTTTGGGTCAGCTCTAGTTCTCCTGGAAGAAAGAAAGTCTCTTTTTATGGTGTTTACCTCTATAATCAGGCGCAAACCAGAATTTTTCCTTATGAGAAAGCAGAGAAAATTAATACCATTGATGTTCTCAAAAAGTTGCGAGTCGAATTTCCCCAGCAACAAATAACTGTGGTTTGGGATGGCGCACCATATCATCGTGCTAAAGTGGTCACCGAGGCAGCATCAGCAATGGACATCCATCTTCTACAATTACCTGGCTATAGCCCAGATTTTATGCCTGTCGAACATCTTTGGCAATGGCTCAGAGAAGACATAACTTATCATGTTTGTTATGACCAACAACAAGAGTTAATTTCTGCTGTTGCTGATTTTCAGCATCTAATTAATACTACTCCACTGTTTTTAAGCGATCGCTTGTGGGTTAAAAAACACCTCGATCCAGAAGAAGAAAAACTACGGTTTTCAAAGTAG
- a CDS encoding helix-turn-helix domain-containing protein, with protein sequence MLKVDYARWNQSKELLRTEALAAKHPRTRERLMALYEISEGKSATKVGEQTRRNPQTVMEWVHRYNQEGLKAVEYQRTGGRNPFFPKRCEKI encoded by the coding sequence ATGTTAAAAGTAGATTACGCTCGTTGGAATCAAAGCAAAGAGTTATTAAGAACAGAGGCATTGGCTGCCAAACATCCTCGAACAAGAGAGAGACTGATGGCATTGTATGAAATTAGTGAAGGGAAAAGTGCTACAAAGGTAGGGGAACAAACCCGAAGAAATCCCCAAACAGTAATGGAATGGGTGCATCGTTATAATCAAGAAGGTCTCAAAGCCGTCGAGTATCAAAGAACGGGAGGAAGAAACCCTTTTTTTCCGAAACGGTGCGAAAAGATTTAG
- a CDS encoding FUSC family protein: MSQNSSFQTGRGLEDLERSIEALEHQWQSVRDRIHQQTLKIQTSDYAELVNLRKIVTSLTKLSQQIHTDAEIATNLSFSSTPSNSFFLTQPQPSFWWDTIKNNFNFRSVSFRHALRLAAIVITAQLIAYVLPISRGYWITLTALVALKPNFGGTFQSTGQRVLGTIVGSIIGIVLVTQIHNSVAIASLVLLLMFGAMSLRSLSYSIFITLLTPVIILLLNVIGVGDWKIGILRIIDSLIGGGLALLGSYLLFPNWEKEQLPTQLEQTIQANLAYFQAVISIYLAKNNDGESSLQRSRHRAALENANAEAAAQRLFSEPRHIRGEIEPVMTLMLYIRSFFSSVTALSEHLAELSEENRFAHIEDLTEAIARVLDNLATALNRGEEPQPLPALDNYLAVIGDRLEKLHAARFLEMTAHSIAVTPTLRSIREQTPVATELNRIVRSVTIMHCTISRMREIEAKAR, from the coding sequence TTGAGCCAAAACTCCAGTTTTCAAACTGGACGGGGTTTAGAAGATTTAGAACGAAGTATAGAGGCGTTAGAACACCAATGGCAAAGCGTGCGCGATCGCATCCATCAGCAAACCCTTAAAATTCAAACTAGTGATTATGCAGAACTCGTCAATCTCAGAAAAATCGTTACGAGTTTGACTAAGCTATCACAACAAATTCATACCGATGCAGAAATTGCGACTAATTTGAGTTTTAGCTCTACTCCCTCGAACAGTTTCTTTCTAACCCAGCCACAACCTTCTTTTTGGTGGGACACGATTAAAAATAATTTTAACTTTCGTTCGGTTTCTTTCCGTCATGCTTTACGTTTGGCAGCGATTGTCATCACCGCCCAATTAATTGCTTATGTGTTGCCCATATCTAGAGGTTATTGGATTACTCTAACAGCACTGGTCGCTCTAAAACCTAACTTTGGTGGAACATTTCAGAGTACGGGGCAAAGGGTTCTTGGAACTATTGTCGGCAGTATTATTGGCATTGTTTTAGTGACTCAAATTCATAACTCTGTGGCGATCGCCTCATTGGTTTTGCTGTTGATGTTTGGTGCGATGTCGTTGCGTTCTTTGAGCTACAGCATTTTTATTACTTTACTCACACCCGTAATTATTTTGCTACTCAACGTTATTGGAGTTGGAGACTGGAAAATTGGCATCCTGCGAATTATCGATAGTTTAATTGGAGGGGGGCTGGCACTTTTGGGCAGTTACTTACTGTTTCCTAATTGGGAAAAAGAGCAGCTTCCCACCCAACTAGAGCAAACGATTCAAGCTAATCTGGCTTATTTTCAGGCAGTAATCTCTATATATTTAGCTAAAAACAATGATGGTGAAAGTTCGCTACAGCGATCGCGCCATCGAGCAGCATTAGAAAACGCCAATGCCGAAGCAGCAGCCCAAAGATTATTTAGCGAACCGCGTCATATTCGCGGAGAAATCGAACCCGTTATGACTCTAATGCTGTATATTCGTAGCTTTTTTAGCTCTGTAACTGCTTTGAGCGAACATTTAGCAGAACTCAGTGAAGAAAATCGCTTTGCTCACATCGAAGATCTTACTGAGGCAATTGCAAGAGTGTTAGACAATTTAGCCACCGCTCTCAATCGAGGAGAAGAACCCCAACCTTTACCAGCTTTAGATAATTATCTGGCAGTTATTGGCGATCGCCTCGAAAAATTACATGCAGCTCGTTTCCTAGAAATGACTGCTCATTCTATTGCCGTAACTCCTACTTTGCGATCGATACGAGAACAGACTCCAGTGGCTACCGAACTAAATAGAATTGTTCGCTCGGTAACAATTATGCACTGCACTATTAGTAGAATGCGAGAGATTGAAGCCAAAGCGCGATAA
- the proS gene encoding proline--tRNA ligase, which yields MRLQQMLFVTLRENPAEAEIPSHQLLLRAGYIRRIGSGIYAYLPLMWRVLQKVSQIVREEMDKTGAQECLLPQIQPAQLWQESGRWDTYTKAEGIMFSLVDRQQRELGLGPTHEEVITAIARDAIRSYRQLPLNLYQIQTKFRDEIRPRFGLMRGREFIMKDAYSFHTDEASLKQTYRDMDRAYNNILKRCGLQFRAVEADSGAIGGSGSQEFMILAEAGEDEILYTEDGKYAANVEKAVSLPTDAVASPFTSYEKIETPDTATIAKLAEFLKCSPTAIVKNVLYEAIYDNGIKVLVLISIRGDLDINEVKLQNELVKLAPQYNANTVIGLNVPDETAQKKWAAKPLPLGYIAPNLDDDCISPAKEVAPKFLRLADKTVVKLENFITGANESSYHVVGANWGKEFTLPELVVDIKAAKVGERSVLDSSQTLQSARGIEAGHIFQLGTKYSQAMGATYASEAGTEEPLWMGCYGIGVSRLAQAAVEQSYDKDGIIWPVAIAPYQVIIVIPNMSDSSQVETAEQLYQELNQANVETLLDDRQERAGAKFKDSDLIGIPYRIVTGRSLKSGKVEVVKRANHESQEIPLAEVTSTIKTWLEKDT from the coding sequence ATGCGCTTACAACAAATGCTGTTTGTCACGCTGCGAGAAAATCCAGCAGAGGCAGAAATTCCCAGTCATCAGTTGCTGCTGCGTGCGGGTTACATTCGTCGCATCGGTAGCGGTATTTACGCTTATTTACCCCTAATGTGGCGGGTGCTGCAAAAAGTCTCTCAAATCGTGCGTGAAGAAATGGATAAAACAGGGGCGCAGGAATGTTTGTTACCCCAAATACAGCCAGCACAGCTATGGCAAGAGTCGGGGCGTTGGGATACCTATACTAAAGCCGAAGGAATTATGTTTTCCTTAGTCGATCGCCAGCAGCGAGAGCTGGGATTAGGTCCCACTCATGAGGAAGTAATTACCGCGATCGCTAGAGATGCTATCCGTTCTTACCGTCAGCTACCGCTAAATTTATACCAGATTCAAACTAAATTTCGCGACGAAATTCGCCCTCGTTTTGGCTTGATGCGCGGTCGAGAATTTATTATGAAAGATGCCTATTCGTTTCATACCGATGAAGCTAGCCTCAAACAAACCTATCGAGATATGGATCGGGCATATAATAATATTCTCAAACGTTGCGGTTTGCAGTTTCGGGCAGTAGAAGCAGATTCGGGAGCCATTGGCGGTTCTGGTTCTCAGGAGTTTATGATTCTAGCAGAGGCGGGAGAAGATGAAATTCTTTACACCGAAGACGGTAAATACGCGGCAAATGTTGAAAAAGCGGTTTCTCTGCCAACCGATGCCGTAGCTTCGCCATTTACTAGCTACGAAAAGATAGAAACCCCAGACACCGCAACTATTGCCAAACTAGCAGAGTTTTTAAAATGTTCGCCTACCGCGATTGTTAAAAACGTTCTTTACGAAGCTATTTACGACAACGGTATCAAAGTATTAGTTTTAATTAGCATTCGTGGCGATCTTGATATTAATGAAGTCAAACTGCAAAACGAATTAGTTAAACTCGCTCCCCAATATAATGCCAATACCGTCATCGGTTTGAACGTACCCGATGAAACGGCACAGAAGAAATGGGCAGCAAAACCTCTGCCTCTAGGTTATATTGCTCCCAATCTCGATGATGACTGTATTAGTCCTGCTAAAGAGGTGGCACCGAAGTTTTTACGACTGGCAGATAAAACGGTAGTAAAGTTAGAAAACTTTATTACTGGTGCTAATGAGTCTAGCTACCACGTAGTAGGAGCTAATTGGGGTAAGGAGTTTACCCTTCCAGAATTGGTGGTAGATATTAAAGCAGCTAAGGTAGGCGAACGCTCGGTACTAGATTCCAGTCAAACCCTTCAAAGTGCCAGAGGAATTGAAGCAGGACATATTTTTCAGTTGGGAACTAAATATTCTCAGGCAATGGGGGCTACTTACGCTAGCGAGGCAGGTACGGAAGAACCTTTGTGGATGGGTTGCTACGGTATCGGGGTTTCGCGTCTGGCACAAGCTGCGGTGGAACAATCTTACGATAAAGACGGTATTATTTGGCCAGTAGCGATCGCACCATATCAGGTAATTATCGTGATTCCCAATATGTCCGACTCCTCACAGGTAGAAACTGCCGAACAACTCTATCAAGAATTAAACCAGGCTAACGTGGAGACTTTACTAGACGATCGCCAGGAAAGAGCGGGGGCTAAGTTTAAAGATAGCGATCTGATCGGTATTCCCTATCGGATTGTTACGGGGCGCTCGCTTAAATCGGGAAAAGTTGAAGTAGTTAAGAGAGCTAACCACGAATCTCAAGAAATCCCCCTTGCTGAGGTGACTTCGACAATTAAAACTTGGTTGGAAAAAGATACATAG
- a CDS encoding late competence development ComFB family protein produces the protein MKIGAQEGNWVNRNVMEILVKEEIDRQIRRYPSNVVKKINLLEVATYALNRLPALYASSQQGFNKQKLKGRAEHSVEITQAVRRGFAAVQQDLLRYSVPLIESTEPSINDDTKDIEEARKALQELAKYLPNGEFSWSKIVKLIKPYLAQANLKDASSTRRFDKITCNSSSEWVGNSSYRK, from the coding sequence ATGAAAATTGGAGCGCAAGAGGGCAACTGGGTAAATCGCAATGTCATGGAAATTTTAGTTAAAGAAGAAATTGACAGACAAATTCGCCGCTATCCGTCAAATGTTGTCAAAAAAATCAATCTTTTAGAAGTAGCTACTTATGCGTTAAATAGATTGCCAGCTTTATATGCTTCTTCTCAGCAAGGATTTAACAAACAAAAATTAAAAGGACGTGCGGAACACAGCGTAGAAATTACTCAAGCCGTTCGTCGAGGTTTTGCGGCGGTACAGCAAGATTTATTGCGTTATTCCGTTCCCTTGATTGAATCTACTGAGCCAAGTATTAACGACGATACTAAGGATATTGAAGAAGCTAGAAAAGCCTTGCAAGAGTTAGCCAAGTATTTACCCAATGGTGAATTTTCTTGGTCTAAAATTGTTAAGTTAATCAAACCTTATTTAGCCCAAGCTAATCTTAAAGACGCAAGTTCTACTCGTCGCTTTGATAAAATAACCTGCAACTCTAGTTCCGAATGGGTAGGCAACTCTAGCTATCGAAAATAA
- a CDS encoding MlaD family protein, producing the protein MRSRTVREGSVGLLIIVGVALVAGIALWLRGIKFGSRSYQIQVEFPDVNGIQVGDGVRYRGLRVGKIANIQSGTNGVDVTLEISSSDLVIPRDVNVKATSSGLIGETFIDIIPETQLSADQLELNPVGNNCNANAILCNNARLPGEKGLTLDDLLPLTYRFSQLYGDPEFFAKIDSVVVNASRAAAGVADLSQDVSLLVKDVERELAGVSQITNNLSDIANNTSSELVTTAQKYQTTADRVSELTTNVNRLLEQNQGNLTTTLNSISTTSDRLQGLIVKLDNTLGTTDTEQLAQNLETLTANAAAASENLKNISETFNDPNSLVTLQQTLDSARVTFANAQKITSDLEAFTGDPAFLENVRNLVNGLSNLVSSADRLERQIETRATISSASAQGAITPRVPPKAIAPINETLSFSKFQPESTTNFSFDKNKHQSNEFWQEK; encoded by the coding sequence ATGCGATCGCGCACTGTAAGAGAAGGCTCTGTCGGTTTATTAATTATCGTTGGTGTTGCCTTAGTAGCAGGAATTGCTCTTTGGTTGAGAGGAATTAAGTTTGGTAGCAGAAGTTACCAAATCCAAGTCGAATTTCCCGACGTTAATGGTATTCAAGTAGGTGATGGAGTTCGCTACCGAGGACTGAGAGTAGGCAAAATTGCCAATATTCAATCGGGTACTAATGGAGTCGATGTTACTCTCGAAATTTCTTCTTCTGACTTAGTTATTCCCAGAGATGTCAACGTTAAAGCTACAAGTTCTGGCTTGATTGGCGAAACCTTTATCGATATCATTCCCGAAACTCAACTATCGGCAGACCAGTTAGAGTTAAATCCCGTTGGTAACAATTGCAATGCTAACGCGATCTTATGCAATAATGCTCGCCTTCCTGGAGAAAAAGGTTTGACTCTAGACGATTTGCTGCCCTTGACCTACCGTTTTAGCCAGCTTTACGGCGATCCAGAGTTTTTTGCCAAAATTGATTCTGTAGTTGTCAATGCCTCTAGAGCCGCCGCAGGAGTAGCCGATCTGAGTCAAGATGTCTCTTTGTTGGTAAAAGATGTCGAACGAGAGCTTGCTGGCGTTTCGCAGATAACTAATAATTTGAGCGATATTGCTAATAATACTTCTAGCGAATTAGTGACCACCGCTCAAAAATATCAGACTACTGCCGATCGCGTCAGTGAATTAACCACCAATGTCAATCGCTTATTAGAACAAAATCAAGGCAATCTAACTACAACTTTAAATAGTATTAGTACCACGAGCGATCGCCTGCAAGGTTTGATTGTCAAACTAGACAATACTTTAGGTACTACCGACACCGAACAGCTAGCACAAAATTTAGAGACTCTCACGGCTAATGCTGCAGCAGCATCGGAAAATCTTAAAAATATTTCCGAGACATTTAACGATCCCAACAGCTTGGTGACGCTGCAACAAACACTAGACTCGGCTAGAGTTACTTTTGCCAATGCTCAAAAAATCACCTCCGATTTAGAAGCTTTTACTGGCGATCCTGCATTTTTAGAAAACGTCAGAAATTTAGTTAACGGCTTGAGTAATTTAGTTTCTTCTGCCGACCGTCTCGAACGTCAAATAGAAACTAGAGCTACGATTAGTTCTGCCAGTGCGCAAGGCGCGATTACGCCCCGCGTACCGCCAAAGGCGATCGCACCAATAAATGAAACTCTATCTTTTTCCAAGTTTCAGCCAGAGTCAACAACTAATTTTTCTTTCGATAAAAATAAACATCAAAGTAATGAATTTTGGCAAGAAAAATAA
- a CDS encoding ABC transporter ATP-binding protein, with product MVDSTNGKEPPLIELRGVSKCFGNKVILDRVDLKIDRGEALVIIGPSGTGKSTILRMIAGLIPIDRGEIYIRGKKRLGLIEDAEDRIVISMVFQQAALFDSLTVEQNVGFYLFEHSDLSYKQIRKLVDEKLEMVGLSGTNDSYPAELSGGMRKRVSFARAVMSNPEDEDSKADVVLYDEPTAGLDPIASTVIEDLVRDLQCTERGCGTYLMVTHQESTIRRTADRVIFLYGGKIQWQGKVEEIDTTDNPLVRQFFSASIEGPIGVGD from the coding sequence ATGGTCGATAGCACAAACGGCAAAGAACCGCCTTTAATTGAGTTAAGAGGGGTTAGCAAATGCTTTGGCAACAAAGTAATTCTCGATCGCGTCGATTTAAAGATCGATCGCGGTGAAGCTTTGGTAATTATCGGACCTTCTGGTACTGGTAAATCTACAATTTTGCGAATGATTGCTGGTTTGATCCCTATAGACCGAGGAGAAATCTATATTAGAGGCAAAAAACGTCTGGGTCTGATCGAAGATGCAGAAGACCGAATTGTTATCAGTATGGTGTTTCAACAAGCAGCACTGTTTGATTCTCTAACGGTCGAGCAAAACGTAGGCTTTTATTTATTCGAGCACTCCGATCTAAGCTACAAACAAATCAGGAAATTAGTTGATGAAAAATTAGAAATGGTAGGACTATCGGGAACTAATGATAGCTATCCTGCCGAATTGTCTGGAGGTATGCGGAAGCGAGTCAGCTTTGCACGGGCGGTTATGTCTAATCCCGAAGACGAAGACAGTAAAGCCGATGTAGTGCTTTATGACGAACCTACCGCAGGTCTAGATCCGATCGCTTCGACGGTGATTGAAGATTTAGTGCGTGACTTACAGTGTACCGAAAGAGGGTGTGGTACTTATTTAATGGTAACTCACCAAGAAAGTACCATCCGCCGCACTGCCGATCGCGTTATCTTTTTATACGGAGGCAAAATTCAGTGGCAGGGAAAAGTCGAGGAAATCGATACTACTGATAATCCTTTGGTCAGGCAATTTTTTAGTGCCAGTATTGAAGGTCCAATTGGAGTCGGCGATTAA
- the bchI gene encoding magnesium chelatase ATPase subunit I, which yields MTATLPAPAKTRRVVFPFTAIVGQEEMKLALILNVIDPKIGGVMIMGDRGTGKSTTIRALADLLPEIEVVAGDPFNSDPVDSDLMSEEVKQAIEQQLPIEIVKKKVQMVDLPLGATEDRVCGTIDIEKALAEGVKAFEPGLLAKANRGILYVDEVNLLDDHLVDVLLDSAAGGWNTVEREGISIRHPARFVMVGSGNPEEGELRPQLLDRFGMHAEIHTVKEPELRVQIVEQRAEFDGDPNAFCQKYFEEQEKLQSQIVRAQELLPQVTIDRDLQVKISEICSELDVDGLRGDIVTNRAAKALAAFEGRSEVTIEDIRRVIVLCLRHRLRKDPLENIDSGYKVEKSVARVFGLEVAE from the coding sequence ATGACTGCAACACTACCCGCACCTGCCAAAACTCGCCGCGTAGTTTTTCCCTTCACGGCAATTGTCGGTCAAGAAGAGATGAAGCTGGCTCTAATTTTAAATGTTATCGACCCAAAAATTGGTGGCGTAATGATTATGGGCGATCGCGGTACGGGCAAGTCCACTACAATTCGCGCTTTAGCCGACCTCTTACCAGAAATTGAAGTAGTAGCAGGAGATCCTTTTAATAGCGATCCAGTTGATTCTGACTTGATGAGCGAAGAAGTCAAGCAAGCGATCGAACAGCAACTTCCCATCGAAATTGTTAAGAAAAAAGTACAAATGGTCGATCTACCATTAGGCGCAACCGAAGACCGCGTCTGCGGCACTATTGATATTGAAAAGGCTCTGGCAGAAGGAGTTAAGGCATTTGAACCAGGTTTGTTAGCCAAAGCCAATCGCGGTATTCTCTATGTAGATGAGGTCAATCTGTTAGACGACCATTTGGTAGATGTACTACTAGACTCGGCTGCTGGCGGTTGGAATACCGTAGAAAGAGAAGGAATATCTATCAGACACCCCGCAAGATTTGTCATGGTCGGTTCGGGTAACCCCGAAGAAGGAGAATTGCGTCCTCAGCTATTAGACCGTTTTGGGATGCACGCCGAGATCCATACGGTCAAAGAACCAGAATTAAGAGTGCAAATTGTCGAGCAAAGAGCCGAATTTGATGGCGATCCCAATGCTTTTTGTCAGAAATATTTTGAAGAGCAAGAAAAATTACAGTCTCAAATCGTTCGGGCGCAAGAGTTACTGCCTCAAGTTACTATCGATCGCGATTTACAGGTCAAAATTTCAGAAATTTGCTCCGAACTAGATGTAGACGGGTTGCGAGGCGATATCGTTACCAATCGTGCTGCTAAAGCACTTGCGGCTTTTGAGGGACGCAGCGAAGTTACTATTGAAGATATTCGTCGCGTTATCGTCCTCTGTCTGCGCCATCGCTTACGTAAAGATCCTCTGGAAAATATTGATTCTGGTTACAAAGTAGAAAAATCCGTAGCGCGAGTTTTTGGTTTAGAAGTTGCCGAGTAG
- a CDS encoding DUF429 domain-containing protein has protein sequence MKFIGIDFGWVSGDSGLCCLEWHNNKLKILELTTKAEITEILTWIDRHVSDNEPALIAVDAPTIIPNQTGTRLPDKLTHKYFGRYHAGCYPANLNRPFADRTTSFGLSLSARNFIHAPAIEAQKLGRYQIEVYPHPAIVNLFGLQKILKYKKGKLADRKTELIKLRDYIVNQLPLLEPSLAILDTETSLKNLVPIIDDKITGKELKAIEDRLDSSICAYVGAYWWYWGKSKNLVLGDVSTGYIVVPASLYH, from the coding sequence ATGAAATTTATCGGAATCGATTTTGGTTGGGTATCGGGTGATAGCGGACTGTGTTGTTTGGAGTGGCATAACAATAAACTAAAAATTTTAGAACTAACAACAAAGGCAGAAATAACAGAGATTTTAACCTGGATCGATCGCCATGTATCGGACAACGAACCTGCTTTGATTGCCGTAGATGCACCAACAATTATTCCCAATCAAACAGGAACGAGATTACCAGATAAATTAACCCACAAATACTTTGGTCGCTATCATGCAGGGTGTTATCCTGCCAATTTAAATCGTCCTTTTGCCGATCGCACTACTAGTTTTGGTCTTAGTTTGTCAGCCAGAAACTTTATTCACGCACCAGCGATCGAAGCACAAAAATTAGGTCGGTATCAAATCGAGGTTTATCCCCATCCTGCCATAGTAAATTTATTCGGTTTGCAAAAAATTTTAAAATATAAAAAAGGCAAGCTGGCAGATCGTAAAACGGAACTAATAAAGCTACGCGACTACATTGTTAATCAGCTACCACTATTAGAACCATCATTAGCAATCCTCGATACAGAAACCAGCCTGAAAAATCTAGTACCTATAATTGACGACAAAATAACGGGAAAAGAACTCAAGGCAATTGAAGATCGGCTAGACAGTTCGATCTGTGCTTATGTCGGTGCGTACTGGTGGTATTGGGGAAAAAGCAAAAATTTGGTTTTGGGAGATGTTAGTACGGGCTATATTGTCGTTCCCGCATCGCTGTACCATTAA